From Pagrus major chromosome 9, Pma_NU_1.0, the proteins below share one genomic window:
- the rpl8 gene encoding large ribosomal subunit protein uL2, with product MGRVIRGQRKGAGSVFKAHVKHRKGAAKLRHIDFAERHGYIKGIVKDIIHDPGRGAPLAKVAFRDPYRFKKRTELFIAAEGIHTGQFIYCGKKAQLNIGNVLPVGTMPEGTIICCLEEKPGDRGKLARASGNYATVISHNPETRKSRVKLPSGSKKVIASANRAVVGVVAGGGRIDKPILKAGRAYHKYKAKRNCWPRVRGVAMNPVEHPFGGGNHQHIGKPSTIRRDAPAGRKVGLIAARRTGRLRGTKTVQEKEN from the exons ATGGGACGTGTGATCAGGGGACAGAGAAAAGGTGCGGGCTCCGTGTTCAAAGCCCACGTCAAGCACAGGAAAGGTGCTGCTAAACTCCGGCACATTGACTTCGCTGAACGCCATGGCTACATCAAGGGGATTGTAAAG GATATTATCCACGACCCTGGCCGTGGTGCTCCCTTGGCCAAAGTGGCCTTCCGTGACCCATACCGCTTCAAGAAGAGGACCGAGCTCTTCATCGCTGCTGAGGGCATCCACACAGGACAGTTCATCTACTGTGGCAAGAAGG CTCAGCTGAACATTGGCAATGTCCTGCCTGTCGGCACAATGCCTGAGGGAACCATCATCTGCTGCCTGGAGGAAAAGCCCGGTGACAGAGGCAAGCTGGCCCGCGCTTCAGGAAACTATGCCACAGTCATCTCCCACAACCCTGAGACCAGGAAGTCCAGAGTCAAGCTGCCCTCAGGCTCCAAGAAAGTCATCGCCTCTGCCAACAGAGCTGTTGTTG GTGTGGTTGCTGGAGGTGGTCGTATTGACAAGCCCATCCTAAAGGCTGGTCGTGCCTACCACAAGTACAAGGCCAAGAGGAACTGCTGGCCACGTGTCCGTGGTGTGGCTATGAAC CCTGTTGAGCATCCCTTCGGTGGTGGTAACCATCAGCATATTGGCAAACCCTCAACAATCAGGAGGGACGCACCTGCTGGTCGCAAGGTCGGTCTCATTGCTGCCCGTCGTACAGGCAGACTGCGCGGAACAAAGACCGTACAGGAGAAGGAAAACTAA